A region from the Haloarcula limicola genome encodes:
- the coxB gene encoding cytochrome c oxidase subunit II encodes MRLSRAVAWLCVLALGAVAFSSPAAAQSVNRAAIDDLNEQLLYVALPLTLFVELTLVYAIYRFRNNDRPKPTVDDPALEITWTAATGAILIFVGVSAFFVLLNPYITPAAAGPTDAGGQAADGMEVEVLAYQWGWEFHYPESNVTTQSRLVLPKNENVTFRLESSRVIHSLYIPQLGVKQDIFPGQTTIARTKPTQTGSYRLHCAELCGSGHSRMDGTVIVLNQSEYDDWVQRQRNAPSANGTASNGTATSANGTATSATGTDAARISAPPRAHAR; translated from the coding sequence ATGCGTCTCAGTCGTGCCGTCGCGTGGCTGTGTGTCCTCGCTCTCGGAGCCGTCGCCTTCTCCTCGCCCGCGGCCGCCCAGTCGGTCAATCGGGCGGCCATCGACGACCTGAACGAGCAGTTGCTGTACGTCGCGCTTCCGCTGACGCTGTTCGTCGAGTTGACGCTCGTCTACGCGATCTATCGGTTCCGGAACAACGACCGGCCGAAACCGACCGTTGACGACCCCGCGCTGGAGATCACGTGGACCGCCGCGACCGGCGCGATACTGATATTCGTCGGCGTCTCCGCCTTCTTCGTCCTGTTGAACCCCTACATCACTCCCGCGGCCGCCGGGCCGACCGACGCCGGCGGACAAGCGGCCGACGGCATGGAAGTCGAAGTGCTGGCCTACCAGTGGGGCTGGGAGTTCCACTACCCCGAGTCGAACGTCACCACGCAGTCTCGCCTCGTCCTCCCGAAAAACGAGAACGTGACGTTCAGGCTCGAATCCTCGAGAGTCATCCACTCGCTGTACATTCCACAGCTCGGCGTCAAGCAGGACATCTTCCCCGGGCAGACGACGATCGCGCGGACCAAACCCACGCAGACGGGGTCCTATCGGCTCCACTGCGCGGAGCTGTGCGGCTCGGGTCACAGTCGGATGGACGGGACCGTCATCGTTCTCAATCAGTCCGAGTACGACGACTGGGTCCAACGACAGCGGAATGCGCCTTCGGCGAACGGAACCGCGAGTAACGGCACCGCGACGTCGGCGAACGGCACTGCGACGTCCGCCACGGGGACCGACGCGGCGCGCATCTCCGCTCCGCCGCGGGCTCACGCCAGATAA